The genomic interval TGACTGGAAGAACCATTTTACTGTGGCTCAGAATGAGAAGTTTGACGAGCACTACAAGCAAAGGATGAAGAACAGCTCACTGGCATTCCGCACAGAAATCTAACGTCAGAAAGAAAGGGCAAACGGAGGACAGTTCAGTCAGTCTCAACAGTCCGCTGTACTGTCTGTAATGAAATATAGTTTAATCCACTAATATCCTGCAGATATTGTGTCCCTTAgtgcaggggttcccaaacttttccacgacaaggccccccaaataccactaggttctggccaaggaccctcttgatgtgttattaaacccatcgacaatactacggcaaatgtaaaaatacattaagctaatcctaataattattttagccacaagcactttgcgATAGAGcgtacagtgtgtaaaaattgtatttggggctttctgctatatgagagctatcactctactattattcacagtcattatcatggaaaatataatgtccagATATGCGACACAATAttctaatggcattgtataacaaccctcatagtaataggtatattttacatttttcagatgtgtttatttgttccttttatttttccttccaacttgctgaggccccccagggggccccctcgcggcccccggcccccactttgaaaaccactgcctTAGTGCACTTCCAGAATTGTTAATTCACCTAACTCAGTTATTGAGACtgcagaaacaggctcaagccCATGTATGAGTTTCTCAAGGTCATAAGGGATCAAAGTGCCAGGAGTCCCCTCAGAACAGTCTTCCCTCAAagaccagatttttttttactcttatatAAATATTTTTACTATTAACAATATAGCAACAGAGTATCATTTGCTATGGAATTCTAACCTAGTATGGTATGTTAACATCAGCAGTAATCATCTTATTCTTAAATGAAGAATCATAGAAATTACAGATGCCATTTTAGTCTTGATTGTGCAATTCTATCCAACATTTTATTCATTACACTAATCCTGCTGCTGACTGAGACCAATATTTCTTTCCCAAAACTACAATGCAGTGCCGATTAGTTGGCAATGCCTCTTagacttgagcaaggcacctaacccctcactgctccccgagcgccgctgttgttgcaggcagctcactgcgccgggattagtgtgtgcttcacctcactgtgtgctgagtgtgtttcactaattcacggattaggataaatgcagatccctcacgggatcaaaagagtatatatacttatacttacttagaCCCCAAACACTCAGGACCATTTTTGGATAATGTATTATGAACAATTACTCTATTatgaatggacattattttcCATTTATTTTAAAGCCAGTAATATTGCTTTGTCTTGCTATGTGCATTCACTTAGTCTTAAAGGCCCACATAACAGAAACAAGCCAACATTTAGGGTAAATCATGGATACCAGGTGTTGTAGTATTGTATCAAATGATCATAAACAATAttccaaaatgtattttacaacaaacacacaatgaaGTTCATTAGCCTTTTTGTACAAACATTCTTAGAAAAAAATCAGTAACTTTGGTCTGAGAAAACAACTTCAGGAAAGAGGTGTCATAAACAATTACAGACATTAAAATCAATACCTCACCTAGGCATTCTGGAATTATCTCCTCATTGTTATGCAGAACTCCAAACTGAGTTTTGTATTGAGCCAAATGTCAGATGAGCTCTTGTCCTTCACTATGGAagtaaagttctcaatgtcctGGTCACTTACAGTACATTATACATTGACGACAAATTTGTAATGCACTGACAAGCAAATCTAAATAGGCAGCTAGGGCTGATAAGAATGGACAGAACTCCCATTCACAGGATATAATGGATATCCCTGACATTCTCTGTGCAGTGAGTCTCATCAACATAACAGTAACAAAGATTAGTGTGACTGTAACATAAAATCAGTTGTGTATACTTTTATCAGTATTATCAGTACATCATACAGCAGATGATAAGCAAGTGTATGCTCTTTAACCCCTGTGCACTGTATTGTTTCATATGTACAGAAATAAACAGATATGTCATGTAATACTTCTGTGTGCAtccacatacattacattattatAACAGGGCTTCTCTTACAAACAATACATGGAGGTACTGCCCCCAGCTGGAATAAAAGTGTACTGCAATCTTCTTGGCAGGCAGTTACAacacagagcagcagcagcacttggCAGGGTAGTCCTCAGAGCTCACTTTGAATTCATTCCcatacacaaaataaacataggTTGTTCCCTTCCACTGGTAGCTGACTCGAGTGATGGGGATGAGCTCGATGGTCTGGCGCTGAAACAACACACGTAGAATCAGATAAATCAGTTAAAGAAAAACAGCATTCAAAACTCCCTTTCGGTCCTTTCCCATTTCCATTACCTGCTGCAGGATGCGTGAGGTCTGGGAGTAGTTGGCCGTGTGTTCTCTCACTAGTCTCTCTGATGCTCCAACCACAGCAAGATCAGGGAAGCCTCTCACAGGATATACCTaaccgcacacgcacacgcacacagacacacacgcacacagattaGAGAACACACAATATGAGCAAAACTACAAAAACGTTAATAAATTATGTGAAATCATACGTCAgggtgtgcatgcacacacacagatacactttaTGACAACAGACATGAGAGACAGTATCTTTTACCAGGTATTGGGAATCCTTGTACATCTCCTTTCCTGACACTTTACTAAGATTGTCCACTTTCAGACCGCTAGCCTGCTCCACCACATAGACATCAATGTGGTTAGTCCTGCAAAACAAGCAATCATTAAACCAGATGCATTGCATTATTATTGACCACTTTAGGGTATTATCGTATCTGTAAAGAGATGTCTGGggatgatttttatatttattatgtttcttcggtgggtggggggtggttggggggcagtgacaggacagtggagagagtgacaggaagtgagtgggagagaaagatggggtgggatggggaaaTGACCCGTGGTTCTGCATATGGTACGGGATCTGTAACCAGTTGCaccacatgccccccccccatgactAGGAATGATGGCATGATGCCTCACCATTTGACCTTTAGGTTGATGAACATCAGGATCTGTCTCCTGCCATGGCACGTGGAACAGTCACGAGAGCCTTGACCATGGCAGTGACTGCAGCTGTGGATACACAAGGGCACACATGCAGATAAACACAAAatcagtaagtaagtaagtataagtataagtataagtatttatactcttttgatcccgtgagggaaatttggtctctgcatttatcccaatccatgaattagtgaaacacactcagcacacactaatgctGGCGCAGttagctgcctgcaacaacagtggcgctcgggaaAGGGTATATAAATTGTCTTTGTACCGAAAATGTCAAACTACAGTCACTATAAGTGGTTTAAATAGTGTTATAATGCTGCATGTACATAACTGCATGAAGTAGTTGGTGGAATTTTGAAGtagcgacgagaattctcagtcTAAACATTCATGTGCCATTGAAAGGGTGGAAATAAAcgacccaccagcccagcactaaactccgagcgtggacatttcaggcagtaaaagccccggtaagaaccaaaccagattttgttcaaatctacacacctagggctactgaaaaatgtaaggttcatttatcaaatgttattttgaaggattaaaaaacattgttgttttagaattttcgaacgaattGGGTGATAATTGGAGGTGTTACGATATAAAAGAGTATGGTCTAAATATGGTAGTTCTCTTTATTCTATATCCTGTCACAagttctgtctttgtctctaaTTTTGAAATCTTGAGAGAGTGAAACCACTGACTTACTTATCTCTTCCTCTTCCATTGCAGTGCGAGCAGCGATCATTTCCATGGCGATATCCAGAGCCATTGCACACCCAGCAAACTTTCTATTgggaaagaaacagaaaaataCGAGGGTGTAAATGTTACCCTAGAGAGCTTTTAACCAGATTGCTTTGGTTTATGATGGTAACTTAAGCAGTCTTTTTGTTAGACACATACAGTGGGTCAAATGTCAGTGTTACGTGTTGTGTGCAGAGCCAGTATGTAGGTAGGTACCAgccctgtgttgtgtgttgatcGCATGAGATACTCACATTGCCGGCTCCAGCACAGTCTTTGCATGGGGTTCTGCCCATCCCAAGGCATACATAGCAATTCTGCTCAgggcagacagagagtgagagagacaagcAGTCTAGTCATCACATTCCATACAGACATTTATATGTCATTTGAAAAAGACAATTAGAGAGAGAACATAGCAATTCTGCTCAGggcagacagagagcgagagagacaagCAGTCCAGTCATCACATTCCATACAGACATTCATATGTCATTTGAAAAAGacaattagagagagagagggagatagaaaaggagagagaaagagagagagagagagagagagagagagagagagagagagagagagagaaagagagagagagaggcgggagGAACAAAGAATATACCTTCACAGATGACGTGTAGGGCACTCTGATATCTTGGGTATGATCCTTAAAGAAAGCTGGAGCCTGGGCAGGGACGTCCCAAGGGCCTGGAACTGCTTGTGTGAAGGCATCCACAGGTTGCCCTAACAcatgtatacaaacacacacacagtaaaaacaATTTTCATGTCATTAGCAGTTAACAGCTTACACATAAAATGTGAAATTTACATGATGTGTGATGGGATCTGGCACTCAAAGAATATACACTGTGCTTTAAAATGCAAGACACATATCACAAGAATATTGgttgtgttgatgtgttgtGGTTAGACCTATACACTCTTACCATTACAACCCTCGGCACCCTGAATAGCCATGCACTTATGTGTTGACTAAATAAGTTGCAATATCTTATAATGAACTTTTGTAGAAAACTATTTTCCACAATCTAAaattgaaaatgcaaaaatctATTTAAAATGTCTAACCATACTAAATGAGACAGAAAATGAGTTTCAGAAAATGAGAGCAGttgtaaaaaatgtcaacaATGTGATCGATCATGGCTTTGAAATTTTACCATTGTAGGGCTCCTGGCTCCATTCAGTAGATCTTGACTCATTGAAGGTCTCTAGGCGATACTGAAAAGACAAACATAAGAATAGGTATAAGGACTGATTGTTGTTTGCTTATGCATGTTtgcacattctgtgtgtgtgtgtgtatatatgtctgTGCAGTGTTGGGAAAGTTCACTTTCTGCATGAattagttcaaagttcagttcacacattttaaaaTGAACTAGTTCAGTTAGGATCTGTCTTGTCTTTAGATTTTTTATTTGCTTGCACATAGCTTGAAAGGCTAGCCGGGTGCTTCAGTTCAATGtggatgtgactgaagtgcggattttctttttgaaaacaggTGGGCAAAGTTTGTGCAGAAATGTaagatttttcccatcctcaccgacctcgTCATAAAACTCGTTTACATGATCATACGACGCCTCCCTGCTGCTTTTGGCATACATTGGCCTAACTGCTGTCTgatccatagacagtaaaaggtcGGATCCATGCTGCTTTTTGTTTTGATGACGCATGCAGCGGTGCGACATTGGTGGCTggtgttgccagattgggtgTTTTCCGCTACATATTAAGGCCTGTTTACAGCGTGTTTTAGTTGGGTTTTTGGCAGGAAGGCTCTATAGAAATCTGGCACCATATtgaacgaagttaaactgagacaccagaatgaacgagttcaaaGTAACGTTCATCAGACAGTAATACAGTACGCTCAGTTCGCATCGTTCAATGAAcgtgttcaggcacaacactgtgtgtgtgtgtgtgtgtgtgtgtgtgtgtgtgtgtgtgtgtgtgtgtgtgtgaaagagagtgcaCCCTTCACCCTGTAGGTGTTGAAGGCCTCCATTCTGGTGATAACTCCGTTTCTGGCTGGGTCAGAGTTGTAGCAGCACTTGCTGGAGGCAAACATGATGAAGGCGTCTCGGGCCGTTTCCTCAGTGATGGACGGAATGCTGCAGAGAAGAATGCAGCAACATGATTACGGTAGCAACTCGAAAACAGCAACTTTCAACATTCTGCCACTCATGCAAACAACACAGTTGAAAAAAATGTATGGTCTCAAATGTTACCACCTAAAGTAATTATGCACCAACATAGTTTCCATAAATAATACTCTGGAATTTTTTCCAAAAAGTGTGAAAGATTaaattaaaggtgcagtcagccaCTGTGCCCATAAAAAATGTTGCCACAGGTAGGaatgagctacctctctggtgggTTTTGTTTGGTCCTGGTTAAACAATTGATgtatgttgttttggacaaaagctaaGCTAAAAGCGATTTACAGCAGTAgattaaacataaacataaacaatcgCGACTTCCTGTGCAATCACTGACTACACCTTTAATGACTTGTGCCCATTCAGCAAATACAACAAATATTCAGCAAGGCTGCAGAATTCTCTGAAAGCATGTGAGAAGTAAAGTATACATGCAATGCACGCCAAGAAGTATCTTTTTGAGCAATCCCATGGCTATAAAAGGAGAGATATAACAAATAGAGAATGTTTTCCTTAACTGGCCCTAGTTCCGCAGATCAATACATTAAACCACAATATCAATTTCAAAATACAGTTGTGATAGAGGGACATATGTTTTATGCACTTTAGTTGAAGGCCTATTCCTGATATTTCTGTTCATATTCTGTTCACTATTTTTTCAAAAGTTCTATTAAATTAGTTGAATTAAAGAGAGCGGTTCAtttgaataaaacaaaaatgagaTGAACCTTACCTTCTCATAGTAATGCTATAATAAAAGCAGTTATGGCCTATCCAACATATCACAAGGCTAAATAAAATGGCATGAAGTACATGTAATGCACAAAGGAGGTTGAGATAGGGATGccgtggatggagagagagatatttagGGGTGCCGTGAGCcataaaagtttgggaaccactgcATTAAGCATTGCTCACAGCTTATACACTTAAATGCCAACTTAACTGTCAACTGTGTCCAGTCCACCACTTCACCACAAACGACAGAAAAAAACACCTTGAAAATAGGGCTGGCAGATATCGTGATTTAAATGTCAATGAAttgattcagttcaatattccaaatgtctcgTGCCGCTTCTGATTGGTGAACATGCCTGGTGCGTAGGAGGTACAGCACTCCAGATTGGCTGAAGCTCATCGGCCAGGGGTTTTGTGTTTCTTGCGTGGTGTGCacgctcaccaatcagaagtggcacAGTCAAGCAGAATGACAAGATTAACTGACCAcgattatttgtagcttttgcgATTAGATAATTGCATTGGTTCATATTGCGATTGCCGACTGTGATAACTGTGCAGCCCTACTTGAAAACCACACTCGCATGATAACACTGCCTGACAGGATGTTTTACATAGAAGCATCTTCCTGCACACTGCAGCAAATATAAGTCAATTCTTCATAAAAGAGTACCTTTCCCTGGGATTCTTCCAAGGGCCTTCCGCAACAGATTGAGGATCAGACTAAAGGGTCTTTATATAATAATCAATGTTTATTATTAGTATCATTAACTATTATGTGCCATATTCATGCTCCTATCTATCATTGAGGGTACCGAGGTCATCtatatttttttccttcagGTTTTGTTTGATTTAATAAGTGAAAATAAAGCTGGCGAGACAAATACCACTGCAAATTCAGCATCCCGCGACACATAGTTGCAGCTACAATCTGACTTCTCAAAACGAGGGCACAATAATGTCAGATGGACTATTGTTATTTTGGATGGATAATTGATGCTATTGTGGATGGAttatacaggtgcatctcaaaacATTTGAATAACATGGAAACGTTCATTTTTCCtgtaatttattttttcaaGCCTTTTTTTGGTTTTAATTTTGATGATACTAATTTTGATGATTACGGCGTGCATCTCATGGAAATCAAGAATCCTGAATCTCAGCATtttagaataaagaatttataatacagaaatgtcgacCTGAGgagctctaatcagctaattaaatCAAAACACCGACAATGGTTTCCTGAGTCTTTAATCTCTCAGTCCAGGCAGGACAATGGGCATTTCCACAATATTCTAtttttttagatgcacctgtatTGTTCATAAGCATGACCCCAACATAACCTTTTGTCAAATAATATTATGGATCAGTTATTTAGTCTTTTGTGGTTtcaacaagagagagaaaaggaaggacCCTCCCAAGTGAGAGATAAGTGACCCAGACTCAACAACAACCAATTGAAATTGGCACCAGCCACCACCAGCCAAATCCTGGTAAAACGTGAAAGTTAATTTCcatcactgacacagacacagacacacacacacgcacatacacacaccactcactttAAAGCTTAGATGTAGCGGAATTACCAGTATTGAGCAATTGAAATTGTACAACTGAAATCTGACAGTACTGTAACCACTGTCTATAGGTAGCCTATAGTAGACTACGCCCTATA from Alosa sapidissima isolate fAloSap1 chromosome 3, fAloSap1.pri, whole genome shotgun sequence carries:
- the ssuh2rs1 gene encoding protein SSUH2 homolog isoform X2, with translation MYSPQEGQAMFAPPVSDPSAPSAPPASMFDNVPGYEGTVMGGGGFLPPPMPTVPVPMPEPGQTHPDWNIPSITEETARDAFIMFASSKCCYNSDPARNGVITRMEAFNTYRYRLETFNESRSTEWSQEPYNGQPVDAFTQAVPGPWDVPAQAPAFFKDHTQDIRVPYTSSVKNCYVCLGMGRTPCKDCAGAGNKVCWVCNGSGYRHGNDRCSHCNGRGRDNCSHCHGQGSRDCSTCHGRRQILMFINLKVKWTNHIDVYVVEQASGLKVDNLSKVSGKEMYKDSQYLVYPVRGFPDLAVVGASERLVREHTANYSQTSRILQQRQTIELIPITRVSYQWKGTTYVYFVYGNEFKVSSEDYPAKCCCCSVL
- the ssuh2rs1 gene encoding protein SSUH2 homolog isoform X1 yields the protein MENQRLLSGHGPYYGSDNPGYCPAAAPATPAMFAPPVSDPSAPSAPPASMFDNVPGYEGTVMGGGGFLPPPMPTVPVPMPEPGQTHPDWNIPSITEETARDAFIMFASSKCCYNSDPARNGVITRMEAFNTYRYRLETFNESRSTEWSQEPYNGQPVDAFTQAVPGPWDVPAQAPAFFKDHTQDIRVPYTSSVKNCYVCLGMGRTPCKDCAGAGNKVCWVCNGSGYRHGNDRCSHCNGRGRDNCSHCHGQGSRDCSTCHGRRQILMFINLKVKWTNHIDVYVVEQASGLKVDNLSKVSGKEMYKDSQYLVYPVRGFPDLAVVGASERLVREHTANYSQTSRILQQRQTIELIPITRVSYQWKGTTYVYFVYGNEFKVSSEDYPAKCCCCSVL